One segment of Panicum virgatum strain AP13 chromosome 3K, P.virgatum_v5, whole genome shotgun sequence DNA contains the following:
- the LOC120700247 gene encoding uncharacterized protein LOC120700247 gives MDLHAELRRPAAPHEAALRAVQKPPAKPWRGGAGAAATAAPPPPPKVYRVEPREFRDLVQRLTGAPPAATARGGVAPRPQHQHQLATAVQPQQPVAVRASGDHQQQLYGSPWFSFPLAGVDGANAGGLM, from the coding sequence ATGGACCTGCATGCGGAGctgcggcgcccggcggcgcccCACGAGGCggcgctgagggccgtgcagaAGCCGCCCGCCAAGCCCTGGCGCGGgggagccggagccgccgccaccgcggccccgcccccgccgcccaaGGTGTACCGCGTCGAGCCCCGGGAGTTCCGGGACCTCGTGCAGAGGCTCAccggcgcgccgcccgcggccacggccaggggcggcgtggcgccgcggccgcagcatcagcatcagctggcgacggcggtgcagccgcagcagccggtGGCCGTTCGCGCTTCAGGggaccaccagcagcagctttACGGCTCGCCGTGGTTCTCGTTCCCGCTAGCCGGGGTGGACGGCGCCAACGCCGGCGGACTCATGTAG
- the LOC120700248 gene encoding uncharacterized protein LOC120700248, which produces MPAMLLSCSEVKLTATRWMEGDHDGSNNLIKQWFLVYGVPRKYRSSVELYQVASAFGVLIDVDEESFKVGDKEPICLKIALTNIDGAPFSYHYVVGWPSRMVMLTVQAKIDSENSSRSTRTVNSAGNHMLDFGDSSDKEHTKELKAAQSTLLKDPACIEQSRLHDGKTKENKITTPAATVNNSKETTIQSSKPEGVQSICLKSKLNKNDWRRPFQRYILNPPIKHVYTRRSKKQQVTEAINKSSLN; this is translated from the exons ATGCCGGCCATGCTGCTCTCATGCTCCGAG GTGAAATTAACTGCAACAAGGTGGATGGAAGGCGATCATGATGGAAGTAATAATTTGATTAAACAGTGGTTTTTAGTGTATGGGGTCCCAAGAAAATACAGAAGTTCGGTGGAGTTATATCAAGTTGCTTCCGCATTTGGAGTGTTGATTGACGTGGACGAGGAAAGTTTCAAAGTTGGGGATAAGGAGCCTATATGTCTGAAGATAGCATTAACAAATATTGACGGTGCTCCATTCTCCTACCACTACGTGGTTGGATGGCCTTCCAGAATGGTCATGTTAACAGTACAAGCAAAAATAGATTCAGAGAACAGCAGCCGTAGCACAAGGACTGTAAATTCAGCAGGCAACCACATGTTGGACTTCGGAGATTCCTCAGATAAGGAGCATACAAAGGAACTTAAAGCAGCACAAAGTACACTGCTGAAAGATCCGGCGTGTATTGAACAGTCAAGATTACATGATGGCAAGACCAAAGAAAACAAAATAACTACTCCAGCAGCCACAGTAAACAACTCGAAGGAAACAACAATACAAAGTTCAAAACCTGAAGGGGTGCAATCGATATGTCTAAAGTCTAAACTCAACAAGAATGATTGGAGAAGACCGTTTCAAAG GTATATATTAAACCCTCCTATCAAGCATGTATACACAAGGCGAAGTAAGAAGCAGCAAGTTACTGAAGCAATAAACAAAAGCTCATTGAATTAA